The proteins below come from a single Micromonospora citrea genomic window:
- a CDS encoding MmcQ/YjbR family DNA-binding protein yields the protein MTREEMLAYCLGKPGAWLDQPWEGDEVVKVGSRIFAFLGSVDGDDPTVGVKCGPSREIADEWLHRHPGDARPSPYIGRSGWNTLRLAGGIDDEELTEAVDGSYDAVVAKLPKRERPGA from the coding sequence ATGACGCGCGAGGAGATGCTGGCGTACTGCCTGGGCAAGCCGGGGGCGTGGCTGGACCAGCCGTGGGAGGGCGACGAGGTGGTGAAGGTCGGCAGCCGGATCTTCGCCTTCCTCGGCTCCGTCGACGGCGACGACCCGACGGTCGGGGTGAAGTGCGGCCCGAGCCGGGAGATCGCCGACGAGTGGCTGCACCGGCACCCGGGCGACGCGCGGCCGTCGCCGTACATCGGGCGCTCCGGCTGGAACACGCTGCGCCTGGCCGGCGGGATCGACGACGAGGAGCTGACCGAGGCGGTCGACGGCTCGTACGACGCGGTGGTGGCGAAGCTGCCGAAGCGCGAACGCCCCGGGGCGTGA
- the argH gene encoding argininosuccinate lyase, protein MGDVDDKSLTENSAATNRTSLWGGRFAGGPAEALARLSVSVQFDWRLAPYDIAGSRAHARVLAGAGLLDPEELGRILAALDDLEAACASGQFRPTVDDEDVHTALERGLLERLGSLGGKLRAGRSRNDQVATDLRLYLRDHARGVAARLVELAEALVEQAGRHVDTAAPGMTHLQHAQPVTFGHWLLAHVQPLLRDLERLRDWDHRTAVSPLGAGALAGSGLPLDPVAVSKELGFRTSFANSMDAVADRDFVAEFLFVTAMIGVHLSRLGEEVVLWTSQEFGWVELDDAFATGSSIMPQKKNADIAELARGKSGRLVGGLMAVLTMLKGLPMTYDRDMQEDKEPAFDAVDTLELLLPALAGMVSTMTVRVDRLVAAAPVGFSLATEVADWLVRRGVPFRDAHEITGRLVALCVARDCALDEVSDDDLAAVSEHLDPSVRDVLSVRSALAARITPGSTGPGPVADQLATAADKLAGWREWAAERVVPR, encoded by the coding sequence ATGGGCGACGTGGACGACAAGAGCCTGACCGAGAACAGCGCCGCCACCAACCGCACCAGCCTCTGGGGCGGCCGGTTCGCCGGCGGTCCCGCCGAAGCCCTGGCCCGGCTGTCGGTGAGCGTGCAGTTCGACTGGCGCCTCGCCCCGTACGACATCGCGGGTTCCCGGGCGCACGCCCGGGTCCTCGCCGGCGCGGGCCTGCTCGACCCGGAGGAGCTGGGCCGCATCCTCGCCGCCCTGGACGACCTGGAGGCGGCCTGCGCCTCCGGCCAGTTCCGCCCGACCGTCGACGACGAGGACGTGCACACCGCGCTGGAGCGCGGGCTGCTGGAACGCCTGGGCAGCCTCGGCGGCAAGCTGCGCGCCGGCCGGTCCCGCAACGACCAGGTCGCCACCGACCTGCGACTCTATCTGCGCGACCACGCCCGGGGCGTGGCGGCGCGGCTGGTCGAGCTGGCCGAGGCCCTCGTCGAGCAGGCCGGGCGGCACGTGGACACCGCCGCCCCGGGGATGACCCACCTCCAGCACGCCCAGCCGGTCACCTTCGGGCACTGGCTGCTGGCTCACGTGCAGCCGCTGCTGCGCGACCTGGAGCGGCTGCGCGACTGGGACCACCGCACGGCGGTCAGCCCGCTCGGCGCGGGCGCGCTGGCCGGCTCCGGCCTGCCGCTGGACCCGGTGGCCGTCTCCAAGGAGCTGGGCTTCCGCACGTCCTTCGCCAATTCGATGGACGCCGTGGCCGACCGGGACTTCGTCGCCGAGTTCCTCTTCGTCACCGCGATGATCGGCGTGCACCTGTCCCGCCTCGGCGAGGAGGTGGTGCTCTGGACGTCCCAGGAGTTCGGCTGGGTCGAGCTGGACGACGCCTTCGCCACCGGCTCGTCGATCATGCCGCAGAAGAAGAACGCGGACATCGCCGAGCTGGCCCGGGGCAAGTCCGGCCGCCTGGTGGGTGGGCTGATGGCCGTGCTCACCATGCTCAAGGGCCTGCCGATGACCTACGACCGGGACATGCAGGAGGACAAGGAGCCGGCCTTCGACGCGGTCGACACCCTGGAGCTGCTGCTGCCGGCCCTCGCCGGGATGGTCTCCACGATGACGGTGCGGGTGGACCGGCTGGTCGCCGCCGCGCCGGTGGGCTTCTCGCTGGCCACCGAGGTGGCCGACTGGCTCGTCCGGCGGGGGGTGCCGTTCCGCGACGCGCACGAGATCACCGGCCGGCTGGTGGCGCTCTGCGTGGCCCGGGACTGCGCCCTCGACGAGGTCAGCGACGACGACCTGGCGGCGGTCAGCGAGCACCTCGACCCGTCCGTGCGGGACGTGCTGTCGGTGCGGTCGGCGCTCGCCGCCCGGATCACGCCGGGCTCGACCGGCCCCGGCCCGGTCGCCGACCAGCTCGCCACCGCGGCGGACAAGCTGGCCGGCTGGCGGGAGTGGGCCGCCGAGCGGGTCGTGCCCCGCTGA
- a CDS encoding argininosuccinate synthase: protein MTERVVLAYSGGLDTSVAIPYLAEQTGAEVIAVAVDVGQGGEDLDAIRQRALDCGAVESEVVDARDEFAAEYCLPAVRANALYMDRYPLVSALSRPLIVKHLVAAARKHGGTIVSHGCTGKGNDQVRFEVGLGALAPDLKIVAPARDFAWTRDKAIAFAEEKGLPIDVSAKSPYSIDQNLWGRAVETGFLEDVWNAPVEDLYSYTSDPAEPRDADEVVITFDAGVPVAVDGETVTPYQAILELNRRAGAQGVGRLDMVEDRLVGIKSREVYEAPGAIALITAHQELEAVTVERDLARFKKSVDQRWGELVYDGLWFSPLKGSLDAFIDDAQRHVSGEVRLILHGGRATVTGRRSEASLYDFGMATYDTGDTFDQSLAKGFVQLWGLPSRMAAARDARLGG from the coding sequence ATGACCGAGCGGGTCGTACTCGCCTACTCCGGGGGGCTCGACACCTCCGTCGCCATTCCGTACCTCGCCGAGCAGACCGGCGCCGAGGTGATCGCGGTGGCGGTCGACGTCGGGCAGGGTGGCGAGGACCTCGACGCCATCCGGCAGCGCGCCCTGGACTGCGGCGCCGTCGAGTCGGAGGTGGTCGACGCGCGAGACGAGTTCGCCGCCGAGTACTGCCTGCCGGCCGTCCGCGCCAACGCGCTCTACATGGACCGCTACCCACTGGTCTCCGCGCTGTCCCGGCCGCTGATCGTCAAGCACCTGGTGGCCGCGGCGCGCAAGCACGGCGGCACCATCGTGTCGCACGGCTGCACCGGCAAGGGCAACGACCAGGTCCGCTTCGAGGTGGGGCTGGGCGCGCTCGCCCCCGACCTGAAGATCGTCGCGCCGGCCCGGGACTTCGCCTGGACCCGGGACAAGGCGATCGCCTTCGCCGAGGAGAAGGGGCTGCCGATCGACGTGTCGGCGAAGTCGCCCTACTCGATCGACCAGAACCTGTGGGGCCGCGCCGTGGAGACCGGCTTCCTGGAGGACGTCTGGAACGCACCCGTCGAGGACCTCTACTCCTACACGTCCGACCCGGCCGAGCCGCGCGACGCCGACGAGGTCGTGATCACCTTCGACGCCGGCGTGCCGGTGGCGGTCGACGGCGAGACCGTCACCCCGTACCAGGCGATCCTGGAGCTCAACCGGCGCGCCGGCGCGCAGGGCGTCGGCCGGCTCGACATGGTCGAGGACCGCCTCGTCGGCATCAAGAGCCGCGAGGTGTACGAGGCGCCGGGCGCGATCGCCCTGATCACCGCCCACCAGGAGTTGGAGGCGGTGACCGTCGAGCGGGACCTGGCCCGGTTCAAGAAGAGCGTCGACCAGCGCTGGGGCGAGCTGGTCTACGACGGCCTCTGGTTCTCCCCGCTGAAGGGCTCCCTCGACGCGTTCATCGACGACGCCCAGCGGCACGTCAGCGGCGAGGTGCGGCTGATCCTGCACGGCGGCCGGGCCACCGTCACCGGCCGGCGCTCCGAGGCCAGCCTCTACGACTTCGGCATGGCCACCTACGACACCGGCGACACCTTCGACCAGTCCCTGGCCAAGGGCTTCGTCCAGCTCTGGGGCCTGCCCAGCAGGATGGCCGCGGCGCGGGACGCCCGGCTGGGAGGCTGA
- a CDS encoding arginine repressor codes for MTAPLTRAARHARIVELIRDRAIHSQTELADVLAGDGIGVTQATLSRDLKELGAVTVRGGDGRAVYLIPEDGHRPLRDAEAAPARLVRLLRELLNGVDSSGNIAVLRTPPGAAQYLASALDRAGLPEVVGTIAGDDTILVVAREAGGGAALGDKLAGWARGEENVEGSTTP; via the coding sequence ATGACCGCCCCGCTGACCCGTGCCGCCCGCCACGCCCGCATCGTCGAGCTGATCCGCGACAGGGCCATCCACTCGCAGACCGAGCTGGCCGACGTGCTCGCCGGCGACGGCATCGGCGTCACCCAGGCCACCCTGTCCCGCGACCTCAAGGAGTTGGGCGCGGTGACCGTACGCGGCGGCGACGGGCGGGCGGTCTACCTGATCCCCGAGGACGGCCACCGGCCGCTGCGCGACGCCGAGGCGGCGCCGGCCCGGCTGGTCCGGCTGCTGCGCGAGCTGCTCAACGGGGTCGACTCCAGCGGCAACATCGCCGTGCTGCGTACCCCGCCGGGCGCAGCCCAGTACCTCGCCAGCGCGTTGGACCGGGCGGGACTGCCCGAGGTGGTCGGCACCATCGCCGGCGACGACACCATCCTCGTCGTGGCCCGCGAGGCGGGCGGCGGGGCCGCGCTCGGCGACAAGCTGGCCGGCTGGGCCCGCGGGGAAGAGAACGTCGAAGGGAGCACCACACCATGA
- the argF gene encoding ornithine carbamoyltransferase: MIRHFLRDDDLSPAEQSAVLDLAARMKADRFGHRPLAGPRSVAVLFDKQSLRTRFSFDVGIAELGGHPLVVDTQVTHFGRGETLGDAGRVLSRYVAAIVLRTHGDDRIAEVAEAATVPVVNALTDGFHPCQLLADLLTIREHCGGTAGRTLAYVGDAANNLSHSYLLAGATAGMHVRVAGPAGFGPDPEVLARAEKIAAGTGGSVLALTDPVEAVAGADVVATDTWTSMGQEDDGLDRLTPFLPYQVNAALLGHAAPGAVVLHCLPAHRGEEITDEVLDGPQSVVFDEAENRLHAQKALLTFLLGAAPAAPDAAAPGADATRETP, translated from the coding sequence ATGATCCGGCACTTCCTGCGGGACGACGACCTGAGCCCCGCCGAGCAGTCGGCCGTGCTCGACCTCGCGGCACGGATGAAGGCGGACCGGTTCGGCCACCGGCCGCTGGCCGGACCCCGGTCGGTGGCGGTGCTGTTCGACAAGCAGAGCCTGCGTACCCGGTTCTCCTTCGACGTCGGCATCGCCGAACTCGGCGGGCACCCCCTCGTGGTGGACACCCAGGTGACCCACTTCGGGCGGGGCGAGACCCTCGGCGACGCCGGGCGGGTGCTCTCCCGCTACGTCGCGGCGATCGTGCTGCGTACGCACGGCGACGACCGGATCGCCGAGGTGGCCGAGGCGGCCACCGTCCCGGTGGTCAACGCGCTCACCGACGGATTCCACCCCTGCCAGCTCCTCGCCGACCTGCTCACGATCCGCGAGCACTGCGGCGGCACCGCCGGCCGGACCCTGGCCTACGTCGGCGACGCCGCCAACAACCTGTCCCACTCGTACCTGCTCGCCGGGGCGACCGCCGGGATGCACGTCCGGGTCGCCGGGCCGGCCGGCTTCGGCCCCGATCCGGAGGTGCTCGCCCGGGCGGAGAAGATCGCCGCCGGCACCGGCGGGTCGGTGCTGGCGCTGACCGACCCGGTCGAAGCGGTCGCCGGGGCCGACGTGGTCGCCACCGACACCTGGACGTCGATGGGGCAGGAGGACGACGGGCTGGACCGGCTCACCCCGTTCCTGCCGTACCAGGTCAACGCCGCGCTGCTCGGCCACGCCGCCCCCGGTGCCGTCGTGCTGCACTGCCTGCCCGCGCACCGCGGCGAGGAGATCACCGACGAGGTGCTCGACGGCCCGCAGAGCGTCGTGTTCGACGAGGCGGAGAATCGGCTGCACGCCCAGAAGGCGTTGCTGACGTTCCTCCTCGGGGCCGCGCCCGCCGCCCCGGACGCGGCGGCGCCGGGCGCCGACGCGACCAGGGAGACACCATGA
- a CDS encoding acetylornithine transaminase encodes MSTLVERWAQSMMDNYGRPPLALVSGSGAVVVDDAGREYVDLVGGIAVNALGHAHPAVVAAVSKQVATLGHVSNLYVAEPPVTLAELLLALAGRPGRVFFANSGAEANEAAFKLSRLTGRTHVVATTGGFHGRTMGALALTGQPAKADPFRPLPGEVTHVGYGDVAALAAAVTDATAMVILEPIQGENGVVVPPAGYLAAARRITARHGALLVLDEVQTGVGRTGHWFAHQAEGVEPDVVTLAKGLGGGLPIGACLAFGRAAELLAPGSHGTTFGGNPVSCAAALAVVATIANEGLLDHVKRVGERLRRGIEALGHPLVEGVRGAGLLLGVVLAAPVSKVLAEALRETGFLVNPVQPGVVRLAPPLILTAAQVDAFLAALPGALDAASPAAAGSAPDLGDKRPLRGPEPTKISTPPAAPTASASPTASTPPTAPGPSTGGAEAKTSTTETSA; translated from the coding sequence ATGAGCACCCTCGTCGAGCGCTGGGCGCAGTCCATGATGGACAACTACGGCAGGCCACCGCTCGCCCTCGTCTCCGGCTCCGGCGCCGTCGTGGTCGACGACGCCGGCCGGGAGTACGTCGACCTCGTCGGCGGCATCGCGGTCAACGCCCTCGGTCACGCCCACCCGGCCGTGGTGGCGGCCGTGTCGAAGCAGGTCGCCACCCTCGGGCACGTCTCCAACCTCTACGTCGCCGAGCCGCCGGTGACGCTCGCCGAGCTGCTGCTGGCCCTGGCCGGGCGGCCCGGCCGGGTGTTCTTCGCCAACTCCGGCGCGGAGGCCAACGAGGCCGCGTTCAAGCTCTCCCGGCTGACCGGTCGCACGCACGTGGTGGCCACGACGGGCGGGTTCCACGGCCGCACCATGGGCGCGCTCGCGCTCACCGGCCAGCCCGCCAAGGCCGACCCGTTCCGCCCGCTGCCCGGCGAGGTCACCCACGTCGGCTACGGCGACGTCGCCGCCCTGGCGGCGGCCGTCACCGACGCCACCGCCATGGTGATCCTGGAGCCGATCCAGGGCGAGAACGGCGTCGTGGTCCCGCCGGCCGGCTACCTGGCCGCCGCCCGCCGGATCACCGCCCGGCACGGCGCCCTGCTGGTGCTCGACGAGGTGCAGACCGGCGTCGGCCGCACCGGCCACTGGTTCGCCCACCAGGCCGAGGGCGTCGAGCCCGACGTGGTGACCCTGGCCAAGGGGCTCGGGGGCGGCCTGCCCATCGGTGCCTGCCTGGCCTTCGGGCGGGCCGCCGAGCTGCTCGCCCCCGGCTCGCACGGCACCACCTTCGGCGGCAACCCGGTGAGCTGCGCCGCCGCACTCGCGGTGGTGGCGACCATCGCCAACGAGGGGCTGCTCGACCACGTCAAGCGGGTCGGCGAGCGGCTGCGCCGGGGGATCGAGGCGCTCGGCCACCCGCTGGTCGAGGGCGTGCGCGGCGCGGGCCTGCTGCTCGGCGTCGTGCTCGCCGCGCCCGTCTCGAAGGTGCTCGCCGAGGCGCTGCGGGAGACCGGCTTCCTGGTCAACCCGGTGCAGCCCGGCGTGGTCCGGCTCGCCCCGCCGCTGATCCTGACCGCCGCCCAGGTCGACGCCTTCCTGGCCGCCCTCCCGGGCGCCCTCGACGCGGCGTCCCCGGCCGCCGCCGGCTCCGCGCCGGATCTTGGTGACAAACGGCCCCTCCGAGGGCCGGAACCCACCAAGATCTCGACGCCGCCGGCCGCGCCGACCGCCTCGGCGTCGCCCACGGCGTCGACACCGCCCACCGCGCCCGGACCGTCCACCGGCGGCGCCGAGGCGAAGACGAGCACGACGGAGACGAGCGCATGA
- the argB gene encoding acetylglutamate kinase has translation MSLTTDLARAQAKAATLIEALPWLARFSGSTVVVKYGGNAMVDPELQRAFAADMVFLRYAGLKPVVVHGGGPQISAMLGRLGIASEFRGGLRVTTPEAMDVVRMVLVGQVGRELVGLINAHGPFAVGLSGEDAGLFTAVRRPAYVDGEPVDVGQVGDVESVDVSAVTDLIAAGRIPVISTVAPDADGVLHNLNADTAAAALAVALDARKLVVLTDVPGLYADWPDTSSLVSEITADELAELLPSLSSGMVPKMEACLRAVRQGVPAAHVVDGRVAHSTLLEVFTSEGFGTMVVGARTAPTTPPAADKEGTVPA, from the coding sequence ATGAGCCTCACCACCGACCTCGCCCGCGCCCAGGCCAAGGCCGCCACGCTGATCGAGGCGCTGCCCTGGCTGGCCCGTTTCTCCGGCTCGACCGTCGTGGTCAAGTACGGCGGCAACGCCATGGTCGACCCCGAGCTGCAGCGGGCCTTCGCCGCCGACATGGTCTTCCTGCGTTACGCCGGCCTGAAGCCGGTCGTGGTGCACGGGGGCGGCCCGCAGATCTCCGCCATGCTGGGTCGGCTCGGCATCGCCAGCGAGTTCCGGGGCGGCCTGCGGGTCACCACCCCGGAGGCGATGGACGTGGTCCGGATGGTGCTCGTCGGCCAGGTGGGCCGGGAACTCGTCGGCCTGATCAACGCCCACGGCCCGTTCGCGGTCGGCCTCTCCGGCGAGGACGCCGGGCTGTTCACCGCCGTGCGGCGGCCCGCGTACGTGGACGGGGAGCCGGTCGACGTCGGGCAGGTCGGCGACGTCGAGTCGGTCGACGTCTCGGCGGTCACCGACCTGATCGCGGCCGGCCGCATCCCGGTCATCTCCACCGTCGCGCCCGACGCCGACGGGGTGCTGCACAACCTGAACGCCGACACCGCCGCCGCCGCGCTCGCCGTCGCCCTCGACGCCCGCAAGCTGGTCGTCCTCACCGACGTGCCGGGCCTCTACGCCGACTGGCCGGACACGAGCAGCCTGGTCAGCGAGATCACCGCCGACGAGCTGGCGGAGCTGCTGCCGTCGCTGTCCAGCGGCATGGTGCCCAAGATGGAGGCCTGCCTGCGGGCGGTGCGGCAGGGGGTCCCCGCCGCGCACGTCGTCGACGGCCGGGTCGCCCACTCCACACTGCTGGAGGTCTTCACCTCCGAAGGGTTCGGCACCATGGTCGTCGGCGCCAGGACCGCACCCACCACCCCGCCCGCCGCCGACAAGGAAGGCACGGTCCCGGCATGA
- the argJ gene encoding bifunctional glutamate N-acetyltransferase/amino-acid acetyltransferase ArgJ — protein sequence MSVTTPRGFRAAGVAAGLKASGASDVALVVNDGPDAGVAGVFTANRVKAAPVLWTQQVVRGGVVRAVVLNSGGANACTGPAGFQDTHATAEHAAAALTSASPRLMLGAGDVAVCSTGLIGERLPMRKLLPGVRAAIRGLSRDGGPAAAEAIMTTDTRPKTAVARGSGWTVGGMAKGAGMLAPAMATMLCVLTTDAVAGPEVLDAALREACRVTFDRIDSDGCMSTNDTVLLLSSGASGIEPTGAELTAAVTAAAHDLAQQLVADAEGATKQIAVDVVGAASEDDAVEVGRAVARNNLVKTALFGNDPNWGRILAAVGTTAAAFEPDAVDVAVNGVWVCRSGAAAEDRSKVDLSGRDVTIRIDLHAGAAEATIWTNDLSHAYVHENSAYST from the coding sequence GTGAGTGTCACGACGCCGCGGGGGTTCCGGGCGGCCGGGGTGGCCGCCGGGCTCAAGGCCAGCGGCGCGAGTGACGTCGCGCTGGTCGTCAACGACGGGCCGGACGCCGGGGTCGCCGGCGTGTTCACCGCCAACCGGGTCAAGGCCGCGCCGGTGCTCTGGACCCAGCAGGTGGTGCGCGGCGGCGTCGTCCGCGCCGTGGTGCTCAACTCCGGCGGGGCCAACGCCTGCACCGGCCCGGCCGGCTTCCAGGACACCCACGCCACCGCCGAGCACGCCGCCGCCGCGCTCACCTCGGCCAGCCCTCGGCTGATGCTCGGGGCCGGCGACGTGGCGGTCTGCTCGACCGGCCTGATCGGCGAGCGGCTGCCGATGCGGAAGCTGCTCCCCGGCGTACGCGCCGCGATCCGCGGGCTGTCCCGCGACGGCGGCCCGGCGGCCGCCGAGGCCATCATGACCACGGACACCCGGCCCAAGACCGCGGTGGCCCGGGGCAGCGGCTGGACCGTCGGCGGCATGGCCAAGGGCGCCGGCATGCTCGCCCCCGCGATGGCCACCATGCTCTGCGTGCTGACCACCGACGCGGTGGCGGGCCCCGAGGTCCTCGACGCCGCGCTGCGGGAGGCGTGCCGGGTGACCTTCGACCGGATCGACTCCGACGGCTGCATGTCCACCAACGACACCGTCCTGCTGCTGTCCAGCGGGGCCTCCGGCATCGAGCCCACCGGGGCAGAGCTGACCGCCGCGGTGACCGCCGCCGCCCACGACCTGGCCCAGCAGCTCGTCGCCGACGCCGAGGGCGCCACCAAGCAGATCGCCGTCGACGTGGTCGGCGCGGCGAGCGAGGACGACGCGGTGGAGGTGGGTCGAGCGGTGGCCCGCAACAACCTGGTCAAGACCGCGCTGTTCGGCAACGACCCGAACTGGGGCCGGATCCTCGCGGCCGTCGGCACCACCGCCGCCGCCTTCGAGCCCGACGCGGTCGACGTCGCGGTGAACGGGGTCTGGGTGTGCCGCTCCGGCGCCGCCGCCGAGGACCGGTCGAAGGTCGACTTGTCCGGGCGGGACGTCACCATCCGGATCGACCTGCACGCCGGTGCCGCCGAGGCGACGATCTGGACCAACGATCTCTCCCACGCGTACGTCCACGAGAACTCGGCCTACTCGACATGA
- the argC gene encoding N-acetyl-gamma-glutamyl-phosphate reductase, translated as MGIRVAVAGASGYAGGELIRLVAGHPEFDLVAATAHSQAGHRLDVVHPQLAGLDMVLGETDAAALADADLVFLALPHGQSAALAAQLPPDVRVVDLGADHRLADPYAWANYYGGTHAGQWTYGLPELPGQRELIAGATRVANTGCYAAAITLALAPLIAAGAASPADVVVVAASGTSGAGKAAKPHLLGSEVMGDLSPYRVGTHQHVPEIKQATGATGLSLTPVLAPMPRGILATVTAVPARGVDPRAVLAEAYADAPFVHVLPEGAWPHTAATLGSNSCHLQATVDVDSRRMIVLSALDNLGKGAAGQAVQNANLMCGLPETTGLSIWGVAP; from the coding sequence ATGGGTATCCGAGTCGCGGTGGCCGGGGCGAGCGGCTACGCCGGGGGCGAGCTGATCCGCCTGGTCGCCGGGCACCCGGAGTTCGACCTGGTCGCCGCCACCGCGCACAGCCAGGCCGGGCACCGGCTCGACGTCGTACACCCGCAGCTCGCCGGGCTGGACATGGTCCTCGGCGAGACCGACGCGGCGGCGCTGGCCGACGCGGACCTGGTCTTCCTGGCCCTGCCGCACGGCCAGTCGGCCGCCCTGGCCGCCCAGCTTCCGCCCGACGTCCGCGTCGTCGACCTGGGCGCCGACCACCGGCTGGCCGACCCCTACGCCTGGGCCAACTACTACGGCGGCACGCACGCGGGGCAGTGGACCTACGGCCTGCCCGAGCTGCCCGGCCAGCGGGAGTTGATCGCCGGCGCCACGCGGGTGGCCAACACGGGCTGCTACGCCGCCGCGATCACCCTCGCGCTGGCCCCGCTGATCGCCGCCGGCGCCGCCTCCCCGGCCGACGTGGTGGTCGTCGCGGCCTCCGGCACCTCCGGCGCCGGCAAGGCGGCCAAGCCGCACCTGCTCGGCAGCGAGGTGATGGGGGACCTGTCGCCCTACCGCGTCGGCACCCACCAGCACGTACCGGAGATCAAGCAGGCCACGGGAGCGACCGGCCTGTCGCTCACCCCGGTGCTCGCGCCGATGCCGCGCGGCATCCTCGCCACCGTGACCGCCGTGCCGGCGCGGGGCGTGGACCCGCGCGCGGTGCTCGCCGAGGCGTACGCGGACGCGCCGTTCGTGCACGTGCTGCCCGAGGGCGCCTGGCCGCACACCGCCGCCACCCTCGGCTCCAACTCCTGCCACCTGCAGGCCACCGTCGACGTCGACTCCCGCCGGATGATCGTGCTCAGCGCGCTGGACAACCTCGGCAAGGGCGCCGCCGGCCAGGCCGTGCAGAACGCCAACCTCATGTGCGGCCTGCCGGAGACGACGGGCCTGTCCATCTGGGGGGTGGCACCGTGA
- a CDS encoding NAD-dependent epimerase/dehydratase family protein codes for MAKVLVTGSAGFIGGYLVSELLDRGHEVVGVDNFSKYGPVTHSYDEHPRFRFVEGDARDVDLLTELLDGCDHLVAGAAMIGGISYFHAYAYDLLATNERIMAATCDAAIRARRDGRLAKVTYLSSSMVFESTQHWPSREGDERRIPPPLSSYGFQKLAVEYYARAAWEQYQLPYTIVRPFNCVGVGEGRALGQAEVLSGNVKLAMSHVVPDLVQKIVKGQDPLRILGEGNQVRHYTYGGDLARGIATAIEHPAAHNEDFNLSTAESTTVLELAELIWRKIKGADVPFRYVSDEPYRYDVQKRVPDVTKSREVLGFTASTSLDEMLDEVIPWVTRAVEEGRL; via the coding sequence GTGGCGAAGGTCCTGGTAACTGGTTCGGCCGGCTTCATCGGCGGCTATCTCGTCTCCGAGCTGCTCGACCGGGGTCACGAGGTGGTCGGCGTCGACAACTTCTCCAAGTACGGCCCGGTCACCCACAGCTACGACGAGCACCCCCGGTTCCGCTTCGTCGAGGGCGACGCCCGGGACGTGGACCTGCTCACCGAGCTGCTCGACGGCTGCGACCACCTGGTCGCGGGGGCGGCGATGATCGGCGGCATCTCCTACTTCCACGCGTACGCCTACGACCTGCTCGCCACGAACGAGCGGATCATGGCGGCCACCTGCGACGCGGCGATCCGCGCCCGCCGCGACGGCCGGCTGGCGAAGGTCACCTACCTCTCCTCCTCGATGGTCTTCGAGTCCACCCAGCACTGGCCCAGCCGGGAGGGCGACGAGCGCCGCATCCCGCCGCCGCTGTCGTCGTACGGGTTCCAGAAGCTGGCGGTGGAGTACTACGCCCGGGCGGCCTGGGAGCAGTATCAGCTGCCGTACACGATCGTGCGGCCGTTCAACTGCGTCGGCGTGGGGGAGGGGCGCGCGCTGGGTCAGGCCGAGGTGCTCTCCGGCAACGTCAAGCTGGCCATGTCGCACGTCGTGCCCGACCTGGTGCAGAAGATCGTCAAGGGGCAGGACCCGCTGCGCATCCTCGGCGAGGGCAACCAGGTGCGCCACTACACGTACGGCGGCGACCTGGCCCGGGGGATCGCCACGGCGATCGAGCACCCGGCGGCGCACAACGAGGACTTCAACCTCTCCACCGCCGAGTCGACCACCGTCCTGGAACTGGCCGAGCTGATCTGGCGCAAGATCAAGGGCGCGGACGTGCCGTTCCGGTACGTCTCCGACGAGCCCTACCGGTACGACGTGCAGAAGCGGGTGCCGGACGTGACCAAGTCCCGGGAGGTGCTGGGCTTCACGGCGTCCACCTCGCTGGACGAGATGCTCGACGAGGTGATCCCGTGGGTGACCCGGGCGGTCGAGGAGGGCCGCCTCTGA